In Effusibacillus pohliae DSM 22757, one genomic interval encodes:
- a CDS encoding P-II family nitrogen regulator, which produces MGKKVIETILDPALVESVVRSLTRMQIENYNITNVKEFSLFGVSPFPKQIRMPFQTHIKAKLQLIVEEEQVENAVKRILSLTYTGNKEKDRILVSEHFPPSRLG; this is translated from the coding sequence ATGGGGAAAAAAGTGATTGAAACGATTCTCGATCCTGCTCTGGTGGAGTCTGTCGTCCGCTCGCTCACGCGCATGCAAATCGAAAACTACAACATTACAAATGTGAAAGAATTCAGTTTGTTTGGTGTTTCCCCCTTCCCCAAACAGATTCGAATGCCGTTTCAAACCCACATCAAAGCAAAACTGCAACTCATTGTGGAAGAAGAGCAGGTGGAGAATGCGGTCAAAAGGATTCTTTCACTCACTTACACAGGCAATAAAGAGAAGGACAGGATTCTGGTGTCAGAACATTTCCCACCTAGCCGTTTGGGATGA
- a CDS encoding ACT domain-containing protein: MEQRALITVVGIDRIGIIAAVTTALADNRVNIVDIRQTIVGEFFTMIMVVDLQQAVRSLQELQSCLDEVGLRLGVKITVQSEELFRSMHRI, from the coding sequence ATGGAACAACGGGCATTGATCACGGTGGTGGGGATCGACCGGATCGGCATCATTGCGGCCGTCACCACCGCCTTGGCGGACAACCGGGTGAACATTGTGGATATCAGGCAGACGATCGTCGGTGAATTTTTTACGATGATCATGGTGGTCGATTTGCAGCAAGCCGTCCGCTCGCTGCAGGAATTGCAAAGCTGCCTCGATGAGGTGGGGCTGCGGCTTGGCGTGAAAATCACGGTGCAGAGCGAAGAACTCTTTCGCTCGATGCACCGGATCTGA
- a CDS encoding PFL family protein, with amino-acid sequence MSYTESEVLETIRMVETEHLDIRTVTLGVHLDDCRADTLSATKTRVRDKLLRHASRLVPVVHGIEREIGIPIVNKRIAVTPIAHALPGFDKDGYVEIAVELDEVAEELGIDFLGGYSALVHKGMTPSAQALIDSLPDALSQTNRVCASVAVASTKAGINMDAVYRMGCTIKHVAERTADRSGIGAAKLVVFCNPVDDNPFMAGAFHGFGEPDAVINVGVSGPGVVLSALERLEKRADFGMIAETIKRTAFKITRVGELVGRKTAAALGVPFGIVDLSLAPTNAMGDSVAQILEAMGLERCGAHGTTAALALLNDAVKKGGAMATSYPGGLSGAFIPVSEDNGMIAAVEAGALSLAKLEAMTCVCSVGLDMIAVPGETTAETLAGLIADEMAIGMMNKKTTAVRVIPVPGAVAGQMAEFGGLLGRAPVMEINRFSSAEFARRGGRIPAPIQSLMN; translated from the coding sequence ATGAGCTATACGGAAAGCGAAGTGTTGGAAACGATCCGCATGGTGGAAACGGAACACCTCGACATCCGGACCGTGACTCTGGGAGTCCATCTCGACGACTGCCGGGCGGACACCCTGTCCGCCACCAAAACCCGTGTGCGGGACAAACTGCTGCGCCACGCATCGCGGCTTGTCCCGGTGGTACACGGGATTGAACGGGAGATCGGCATCCCGATCGTCAACAAACGGATTGCGGTCACACCGATTGCTCATGCGCTGCCCGGTTTTGACAAGGACGGGTATGTGGAAATTGCCGTCGAGTTGGACGAGGTGGCGGAAGAACTGGGAATCGATTTTCTCGGGGGCTATTCGGCTCTGGTCCACAAGGGCATGACACCCTCGGCGCAGGCGTTGATCGATTCCCTGCCGGATGCTTTATCGCAGACAAACCGGGTGTGCGCCTCGGTGGCGGTGGCATCGACCAAAGCCGGCATTAACATGGACGCAGTGTACCGGATGGGGTGCACGATCAAGCATGTCGCCGAACGGACGGCAGACCGGAGCGGGATCGGAGCGGCCAAACTGGTCGTGTTCTGCAACCCGGTGGACGACAATCCGTTCATGGCCGGGGCCTTCCACGGCTTTGGCGAACCGGATGCGGTGATCAACGTCGGCGTGAGCGGGCCGGGGGTCGTGCTGTCGGCGTTAGAGCGGCTGGAAAAAAGAGCCGATTTTGGTATGATCGCAGAGACGATCAAACGGACGGCATTCAAGATCACGCGGGTCGGCGAACTGGTGGGGCGCAAAACGGCCGCGGCGCTTGGCGTGCCGTTTGGCATCGTCGATCTGTCGCTCGCGCCGACCAACGCGATGGGGGACAGCGTAGCGCAGATTCTGGAGGCGATGGGCCTGGAACGGTGCGGTGCGCACGGCACCACCGCCGCCTTGGCTCTGCTCAACGATGCGGTAAAAAAAGGCGGCGCGATGGCCACTTCGTATCCCGGCGGGCTGTCGGGCGCTTTTATCCCGGTCTCGGAGGACAACGGGATGATCGCTGCCGTCGAAGCGGGCGCACTCAGCCTGGCCAAATTGGAAGCGATGACCTGCGTCTGCTCGGTCGGGCTCGATATGATCGCGGTGCCCGGCGAGACAACCGCCGAAACGCTGGCCGGGCTGATCGCCGATGAGATGGCGATTGGCATGATGAACAAAAAAACGACGGCCGTCCGTGTCATCCCCGTTCCGGGGGCCGTGGCAGGGCAAATGGCGGAATTCGGCGGATTGCTGGGCC